A window of the Henckelia pumila isolate YLH828 chromosome 3, ASM3356847v2, whole genome shotgun sequence genome harbors these coding sequences:
- the LOC140889137 gene encoding uncharacterized protein: MLDLGASNNVMPYSTYASLQLRSLNETATVIQMADRSTIYPMGMIEDVLVQVDNLVFPSDFYVLDMKNNDLKSPILLERPFLKTSKSVIDVNNSTLTMEFDGEIVKFNIFDNLNFPSCESTKAEEHRISRNSKKIPKLTVKVLKWVKVDKN, encoded by the exons ATGTTAGACTTAGGAGCATCGAATAATGTCATGCCATATTCTACGTATGCTTCCTTACAACTAAGGTCTTTGAATGAAACTGCAACCGTTATCCAAatggctgatagatctactaTTTATCCTATGGGTATGATAGAGGATGTTCTTGTGCAAGTTGATAATTTAGTTTTTCCTTCTGATTTTTATGTTCTTGACATGAAAAACAATGATTTGAAGAGCCCAATTTTGCTAGAaagaccatttcttaaaacttcAAAGTCTGTTATAGACGTTAATAATAGTACCctcactatggaattcgatgggGAGATtgtcaagtttaatatttttgataaccTGAATTTTCCTAGTTGTGAAA GCACCAAAGCTGAAGAGCATAGGATTTCTAGGAATTCAAAGAAAATACCAAAATTAACTGTGAAAGTGCTGAAatgggtgaaggtggacaag aaCTGA